One Chryseobacterium sp. StRB126 genomic region harbors:
- a CDS encoding bacteriocin-like protein has translation MKNLKKISRDQLKQVKGGAGYCKPGYKYICYDIGICDPSLGEYCSCECVPYT, from the coding sequence ATGAAAAATTTAAAGAAAATTTCGAGAGATCAGTTAAAACAAGTGAAAGGAGGTGCTGGTTATTGCAAACCCGGATATAAGTATATCTGTTATGATATTGGCATATGTGATCCGTCATTAGGAGAATATTGCTCTTGTGAATGTGTTCCTTATACATAA
- a CDS encoding YceI family protein, which translates to MKKISVIALVAVGLMAASCTNKEKTDTSVATEQAVAESKGEVLAVDATTSVVNWKAFHKGGFAPRWGTLNVKSGDLSIEGGQVVAGNFNIDMTSIKVDPASVTEKDKKPADLEAHLKNPDFFDVEKNPTSDFKITSVADLKEAPKDAVAGANKTVSGNLTLMGKTMNVTFPAKVDVADNTAAIQAKFTVNRTDWGIKFGTSEADPAEWMISKDIEIAIDVKAKK; encoded by the coding sequence ATGAAAAAAATTAGCGTAATTGCATTAGTAGCAGTAGGATTGATGGCAGCATCATGTACCAATAAAGAAAAAACAGACACATCAGTAGCTACTGAGCAGGCAGTTGCTGAAAGTAAAGGTGAAGTATTGGCAGTAGATGCTACAACTTCTGTAGTAAACTGGAAAGCTTTCCACAAAGGAGGTTTTGCTCCACGTTGGGGAACTCTTAATGTAAAGTCAGGAGATTTAAGTATTGAAGGTGGACAAGTGGTAGCTGGAAACTTCAATATCGATATGACTTCTATTAAAGTTGATCCTGCATCAGTAACTGAAAAAGATAAAAAACCAGCAGATCTTGAAGCTCACCTTAAAAACCCTGACTTCTTTGATGTAGAGAAAAACCCGACTTCAGATTTCAAAATTACAAGTGTAGCAGACCTAAAAGAAGCACCAAAAGATGCTGTAGCAGGAGCAAACAAAACAGTAAGCGGAAACCTTACATTAATGGGGAAAACCATGAATGTGACTTTCCCTGCTAAAGTAGATGTAGCAGATAACACTGCGGCTATTCAGGCTAAATTCACAGTAAACAGAACAGACTGGGGAATCAAATTCGGAACTTCTGAAGCAGATCCTGCAGAATGGATGATTAGCAAAGACATCGAAATTGCTATTGATGTAAAAGCAAAAAAATAA
- the cas2 gene encoding CRISPR-associated endonuclease Cas2, producing the protein MNAERFNAYRIMWVLVLYDLPTETKANMKDANRFRKSLLDDGFTLFQFSMYVRHCPSRENAEVHIKRVKLMLPKAGKVAIMCITDKQFGDIEIFFARNKEEPPPTFQQLELF; encoded by the coding sequence ATGAATGCCGAAAGGTTTAATGCTTACCGGATTATGTGGGTTTTAGTATTATATGATTTACCGACAGAGACGAAAGCCAATATGAAAGATGCCAATCGCTTTCGTAAATCTTTGCTTGATGATGGTTTTACATTATTTCAGTTTTCAATGTATGTAAGGCATTGCCCAAGCCGGGAAAATGCTGAGGTTCATATTAAAAGAGTGAAGTTGATGCTTCCAAAAGCAGGGAAAGTTGCTATTATGTGCATCACCGACAAGCAGTTTGGAGATATTGAAATATTCTTTGCCAGAAATAAAGAAGAGCCGCCTCCAACCTTTCAACAGCTTGAATTATTCTAA
- the typA gene encoding translational GTPase TypA: MQNIRNIAIIAHVDHGKTTLVDKIIHATNIFRENQESGELIMDNNDLERERGITILSKNISVTYKDTKINVIDTPGHADFGGEVERVLKMADGVILLVDAFEGPMPQTRFVLQKALELGLRPLVVINKVDKPNCRPDEVHDQVFDLFFNLEATEEQLDFPTFYGSSKQGWFNTSLEQTEDILPLLDGILQYVPEPKVTEGNLQMQITSLDFSSFLGRIAIGKVTRGEIKESQWIGLAQADGKVLKGKVKELYVFEGLGKKKVTEVQAGDICAVVGFDAFQIGDSFVDLENPEPLERTAIDEPTLNMTFSINNSPFFGKDGKYVTSNHLKERLTKELEKNLALRVQQTDDANTFLVFGRGILHLSVLIETMRREGYEMTIGQPQVILREIDGVSCEPYESLVVDVPEEYASRVIDLATQRKGDLHIMETKGEMQHMEFEIPSRGLIGLRSQMLTATAGEAIMAHRFTEYKPFKGAIPGRNNGVLISKTTGPATEYSIAKLQDRGKFFVDPGEEIYTGMIIGEQNKPGDLVVNIVEAKQLNNMRASGKDKDTGVAPKILFSLEECMEYIQADEAIEVTPNFIRMRKKILSEEERKRVERSAKA; this comes from the coding sequence ATGCAAAACATTAGAAATATTGCGATTATCGCACACGTTGACCACGGGAAGACGACTTTGGTTGACAAAATCATCCACGCAACCAATATTTTCAGAGAAAATCAGGAGAGTGGAGAATTAATTATGGATAACAATGACCTTGAAAGAGAAAGAGGGATTACCATCTTATCCAAGAATATTTCTGTTACTTATAAAGACACTAAAATTAACGTAATTGATACTCCTGGTCACGCGGATTTCGGTGGAGAAGTAGAGAGAGTATTAAAAATGGCTGACGGAGTTATCCTGTTAGTGGATGCGTTCGAAGGACCAATGCCACAAACAAGATTCGTACTTCAGAAAGCTTTAGAATTAGGATTGAGACCATTAGTGGTTATCAATAAAGTAGATAAACCAAACTGTCGTCCGGACGAAGTTCACGATCAGGTATTTGATTTATTCTTCAACCTTGAAGCAACTGAGGAGCAATTAGACTTCCCAACATTCTATGGTTCTTCTAAGCAAGGTTGGTTCAACACTTCATTAGAGCAAACTGAAGATATCTTACCATTATTAGATGGTATTTTACAATATGTTCCTGAGCCTAAAGTAACTGAAGGAAATCTTCAGATGCAGATTACTTCTCTTGATTTCTCTTCATTCTTAGGAAGAATTGCAATCGGAAAAGTAACAAGAGGGGAGATCAAAGAATCTCAATGGATTGGTCTTGCACAGGCAGATGGTAAAGTTTTGAAAGGTAAAGTTAAAGAACTTTATGTTTTCGAAGGATTAGGAAAGAAAAAAGTAACTGAAGTACAAGCAGGAGATATCTGTGCTGTAGTAGGTTTCGATGCATTCCAGATCGGTGATTCTTTCGTAGATCTTGAGAACCCTGAGCCATTGGAAAGAACAGCTATTGATGAGCCTACATTGAACATGACGTTCTCTATCAACAATTCACCTTTCTTCGGTAAAGACGGTAAATATGTTACTTCTAACCACCTGAAAGAAAGATTAACAAAAGAATTAGAGAAAAACTTAGCATTAAGAGTTCAACAGACTGATGATGCAAACACTTTCTTAGTATTCGGTAGAGGTATTCTTCACTTATCCGTTTTAATTGAAACTATGAGAAGAGAAGGGTATGAAATGACAATCGGGCAGCCACAGGTTATCCTAAGAGAAATTGACGGAGTAAGCTGTGAGCCTTACGAATCTTTAGTAGTTGATGTTCCTGAAGAGTATGCATCAAGAGTTATCGACTTAGCAACTCAGAGAAAAGGTGACCTTCACATTATGGAAACTAAAGGTGAAATGCAGCACATGGAATTCGAAATTCCTTCAAGAGGTTTGATCGGATTACGTTCTCAAATGTTGACAGCTACTGCAGGTGAAGCTATTATGGCACACCGTTTCACAGAATACAAGCCTTTCAAAGGAGCTATTCCTGGAAGAAATAATGGAGTATTGATTAGCAAAACTACAGGTCCTGCTACAGAATATTCTATTGCTAAATTACAGGATAGAGGTAAGTTCTTTGTTGATCCGGGTGAAGAAATCTACACAGGGATGATTATTGGAGAACAAAACAAACCTGGAGACTTGGTAGTAAATATCGTAGAAGCAAAGCAGTTGAACAACATGAGAGCTTCTGGTAAAGATAAAGATACCGGTGTTGCTCCGAAAATCTTATTCTCTCTTGAAGAATGTATGGAATACATCCAGGCTGATGAAGCTATTGAGGTAACTCCAAACTTCATCAGAATGAGAAAGAAAATCCTTTCAGAAGAAGAAAGAAAAAGAGTTGAAAGATCAGCGAAAGCTTAA
- the cas1 gene encoding type II CRISPR-associated endonuclease Cas1: MITRSIYIGNPAYLKLKDEQMYILEPSTKEMKGKVPVEDLGLLMLDHFQITISHQLIQKMMGNNVVVVSCDGHHLPHGIMLPLYGHTEHSDRIKDQLEASEPLKKQLWKQTVECKIENQKEVLKRLGNYYEPMIDYQNNVKSGDVTNMEGIAAQHYWKYLISLDFLRQRFGDSPNQFFNFGYSVLRSIVARAIVETGLLPVLGIFHKNKYNPYCLADDLMEPYRPFVDLLVMQWLGINSETEELTKEFKAFILQIVTKDVKIDDKTRPLLVAVKTTATSLYKCYTGEKRLISYPELI, translated from the coding sequence ATGATCACTCGTTCCATCTACATCGGCAATCCGGCTTATCTTAAACTCAAAGATGAGCAAATGTATATTTTAGAACCTTCCACTAAAGAAATGAAAGGCAAAGTTCCGGTGGAAGATTTGGGATTGCTGATGTTGGACCATTTCCAGATTACTATTTCTCATCAATTAATTCAGAAAATGATGGGAAATAATGTGGTTGTGGTGAGTTGCGACGGTCATCATTTACCTCACGGAATTATGCTTCCGTTGTATGGGCATACTGAACATTCCGACCGGATTAAAGATCAATTAGAAGCCAGCGAACCCCTCAAAAAGCAACTTTGGAAACAAACCGTCGAATGTAAAATTGAAAACCAAAAAGAAGTTTTAAAGCGGTTAGGGAATTATTATGAGCCGATGATTGATTATCAGAATAATGTGAAAAGTGGTGATGTCACCAATATGGAAGGCATTGCAGCACAGCATTACTGGAAGTATCTCATTAGTTTGGATTTTCTGAGACAGCGTTTTGGAGATTCGCCCAATCAGTTTTTCAATTTTGGGTATTCGGTTCTCAGAAGCATTGTCGCAAGAGCAATTGTTGAGACCGGATTACTTCCCGTTCTCGGAATTTTTCATAAGAATAAATACAACCCTTACTGTCTGGCTGATGACCTGATGGAACCTTATCGCCCTTTTGTCGATTTATTAGTAATGCAATGGCTTGGAATCAATTCAGAGACTGAAGAACTAACGAAAGAATTTAAAGCTTTCATTTTACAGATTGTGACCAAAGATGTAAAAATAGACGATAAGACCAGACCCTTATTGGTTGCAGTAAAAACAACTGCCACCTCATTGTATAAATGTTATACAGGAGAAAAACGTCTGATCTCTTATCCTGAACTGATATGA
- a CDS encoding DUF1294 domain-containing protein → MIPFLLIANLITFGVFGFDKLQAKRHQWRISENVLLGLSLLGIIGAASGMIIFNHKVSKKSFLVKFFIIVLIDVVLLYRLIRH, encoded by the coding sequence ATGATTCCTTTTCTACTCATTGCCAACCTTATTACCTTCGGAGTTTTCGGATTTGATAAACTACAGGCTAAAAGACATCAATGGCGAATTTCCGAGAATGTTCTTTTAGGCCTTTCATTATTAGGTATTATAGGAGCAGCTTCGGGAATGATCATCTTTAATCATAAAGTCTCTAAAAAATCTTTCCTGGTTAAATTTTTCATCATCGTTTTAATTGATGTTGTATTGTTATATCGATTGATAAGGCATTGA